One region of Acropora muricata isolate sample 2 chromosome 13, ASM3666990v1, whole genome shotgun sequence genomic DNA includes:
- the LOC136895795 gene encoding serine/threonine-protein kinase PAK 1-like translates to MGREKGNPQTVVYLGAILQGRSAVIFMELMAGGTLKEFVESRKENGKGPVLEKTCLAFGKDIFQATKFLHENVGMAHNDIHEGNVLLDENHTLVKLADYGSARVIKKPEQLYNDTWKALCLLLFMLHGKRSHLYHKKVDEDGQYEGVDPKEDFPPQASQEMIELLTSVFGVGQKKLPSEAEILLFFNQKIKGSHIVDIRTAVDTGVDREHLRSTAEMLPFARRFNETKESMHRVRKTSVVVTGLLGLLVILILSYFYYYYF, encoded by the exons ATGGGGAGAGAAAAAGGGAACCCACAAACAGTGGTTTATCTTGGAGCCATACTGCAAGGCAGAAGTGCTGTCATATTTATGGAACTTATGGCCg ggGGAACACTAAAGGAATTCGTTGAAAGCAGAAAGGAAAATGGCAAAGGGCCAGTTCTTGAAAAGACGTGCTTGGCCTTTGGAAAGGACATTTTTCAGGCCACAAAATTCTTACATGAGAATGTTGGGATGGCGCACAATGATATCCACG AGGGCAATGTACTTCTGGATGAAAATCACACCCTTGTGAAGCTGGCCGACTACGGATCGGCAAGAGTCATTAAG AAGCCTGAACAATTGTACAACGATACGTGGAAGGCACTTTGTCTCCTCCTTTTTATGTTGCACGGGAAAAGGTCGCACCTTTATCATAAAAAG GTCGATGAAGATGGGCAATATGAGGGAGTCGATCCTAAGGAAGACTTTCCACCTCAAGCATCACAAGAAATGATTGAGTTGCTTACTTCAGTCTTTGGAGTTGGCCAAAAAAAGCTGCCTAGTGAAGCAGAAATActgcttttttttaatcagaAAATAAAAGGGTCCCACATCGTAGATATACGTACTGCTGTCGACACAGGTGTTGATCGAGAACACCTGCGTAGTACAGCAGAAATGCTGCCCTTTGCAAGGCGTTTCAACGAGACAAAAGAAAGCATGCACAGAGTACGTAAGACCAGTGTTGTCGTCACTGGGTTACTCGGGTTACTGGTAATTTTGATCCTctcttatttttattattattatttttaa